The Cloacibacillus sp. genomic interval CGCCCAGCACCAGCAGATGTGTCGCCTCCGCCTCAGCGCGCTCTCTGTCGTGAGTCACCATGACGACGGCAAGGCCCGTCTCTGAACGCAGCGCGCGAAGCAGCGCGTGAAAATCCTCCGCTCCCGCCGCGTCAAGCGCGGAGGCCGGCTCATCCATGAAGAGCGCACGTTTTGCGGCGCAGAGCGCC includes:
- a CDS encoding ATP-binding cassette domain-containing protein is translated as DLNLERMGVLPLRAKAFRDLSGGQQQRVLIARALCAAKRALFMDEPASALDAAGAEDFHALLRALRSETGLAVVMVTHDRERAEAEATHLLVLGERQEFFGAAQDYREWTQKNKNA